A single genomic interval of Granulicella tundricola MP5ACTX9 harbors:
- the hisB gene encoding imidazoleglycerol-phosphate dehydratase HisB, whose protein sequence is MSDTIRIGTVNRNTTETQIALTLTVDGQGTYNVSTGIRFFDHMLELFTRHGGFDLDLKVTGDLDVDQHHTVEDTGIALGEAFLEALGDKKGIMRAGYFVMPMDETLAVAAVDLSGRTAYAVETEVDVPIVGDLQTELVTDFFEGFARGAKCNVHVKTMYGRSNHHKIEAIFKAFARAMRGACSRDERMKEMLPSTKGLL, encoded by the coding sequence ATGAGTGACACAATCCGCATCGGCACAGTCAACCGCAACACCACGGAAACCCAGATCGCCCTCACCCTCACCGTCGACGGCCAGGGCACGTACAACGTCAGCACCGGCATCCGCTTCTTCGATCACATGCTGGAGCTCTTCACGCGTCACGGTGGCTTTGACCTCGACCTCAAGGTGACCGGCGACCTTGACGTCGATCAACACCACACCGTCGAAGACACCGGCATCGCCCTCGGCGAGGCCTTCCTTGAAGCGCTCGGCGATAAGAAAGGCATCATGCGCGCCGGCTACTTCGTCATGCCCATGGACGAGACCCTCGCAGTAGCTGCAGTCGATCTCAGCGGCCGCACCGCCTATGCGGTTGAGACCGAGGTCGACGTCCCCATCGTAGGCGACCTCCAAACGGAGCTCGTCACCGACTTCTTCGAAGGCTTCGCACGCGGCGCAAAGTGCAACGTCCACGTCAAAACCATGTACGGCCGCAGCAACCACCACAAGATCGAAGCCATCTTCAAAGCCTTCGCACGCGCCATGCGCGGGGCCTGCTCTCGTGATGAACGCATGAAGGAAATGCTGCCCAGCACGAAGGGCCTACTGTGA
- a CDS encoding VWA domain-containing protein, with amino-acid sequence MKEIVIAGAMALTLLGQQTGTGVAVAQQTTPQQQTIPDAPRPQGLPLTNVAPGKAPNTSNSNATDPDQPAVGSTLPNSPSQPTADDQGPPPVQPAPGQGPATFTLQLQTNFVEVPFTVKDNKGHLVPALSARDVRVYENGLRQHTAVFTSDPFPMSVAMVIDQSMPFDTMTRVNNSLEALPAAFASYDEVAVFTYNNGPRMQTDFTSGTSARLSAVLERSKSSGREAMYYAPGEGLGHGIDINNGAQKEITPLGTGGGVGTPQGVTQVPREVHTLNDAILEAAKSLSKAKQGRRRIIYVISDGKEYGSVAKTKDVIKFLQTNNIQVFATLTGDASVEGLGFIERIHVPLMMRDNNLKAYTDATGGALFAEYRQKAIETSFSQVTEQVRTQYTIGYYSREPFIDGKYRKLEVQILKPNLNVIAKDGYFPSASQASRQRPTAPVSTTPNQ; translated from the coding sequence GTGAAAGAGATTGTGATCGCGGGCGCGATGGCGTTGACGCTGCTCGGGCAGCAAACCGGAACCGGCGTGGCGGTGGCGCAGCAGACCACCCCACAGCAGCAGACGATTCCCGACGCCCCACGCCCTCAGGGCCTGCCACTGACCAATGTTGCTCCGGGCAAGGCGCCCAATACGTCCAATAGCAACGCCACGGATCCGGACCAGCCAGCAGTCGGTTCCACCCTGCCCAATTCACCCTCGCAGCCGACTGCAGACGACCAAGGGCCACCTCCAGTCCAGCCCGCACCAGGCCAAGGCCCCGCGACCTTCACTCTCCAGCTCCAGACAAACTTCGTAGAGGTTCCGTTTACCGTCAAGGACAACAAAGGCCATCTGGTGCCCGCACTATCCGCGCGTGACGTTCGCGTCTACGAGAACGGCCTCCGCCAACACACCGCCGTCTTCACCAGCGATCCCTTCCCCATGTCCGTCGCTATGGTCATCGACCAATCCATGCCCTTCGACACCATGACCCGCGTCAACAACTCTCTCGAAGCGCTGCCCGCAGCCTTCGCCTCTTATGACGAGGTCGCCGTCTTCACCTATAACAACGGCCCCCGGATGCAGACTGACTTCACCTCCGGCACCAGCGCCCGCCTCTCGGCCGTCCTGGAGCGCTCCAAATCCAGCGGACGTGAGGCAATGTACTACGCCCCGGGCGAAGGTCTTGGACACGGTATCGACATCAACAACGGAGCCCAGAAGGAGATCACCCCCCTCGGTACCGGCGGCGGAGTAGGAACCCCCCAGGGAGTGACCCAGGTTCCGCGCGAGGTCCACACCCTCAACGATGCCATTCTGGAAGCCGCCAAGTCCCTCTCTAAGGCCAAGCAGGGCCGCCGCCGCATCATCTACGTCATCTCTGACGGCAAGGAATACGGCAGCGTCGCCAAGACCAAGGACGTCATCAAGTTCCTTCAGACCAATAACATCCAGGTCTTTGCCACCCTCACCGGCGACGCCAGCGTCGAAGGCCTCGGCTTCATCGAGCGCATCCACGTCCCCCTCATGATGCGAGACAACAACCTCAAGGCCTACACCGACGCCACCGGCGGAGCCCTCTTCGCCGAGTACCGCCAGAAGGCCATCGAGACCAGCTTCTCCCAGGTCACCGAGCAGGTTCGCACCCAGTACACCATCGGCTACTACAGCCGCGAGCCCTTCATCGACGGCAAATACCGCAAGCTCGAGGTTCAGATCCTCAAGCCCAACCTGAACGTCATCGCCAAGGACGGGTACTTCCCCTCAGCCTCCCAAGCCTCGCGTCAGCGGCCTACTGCGCCCGTCTCGACAACGCCCAACCAGTAA
- a CDS encoding VWA domain-containing protein, with amino-acid sequence MPSGPPPKSNAPAQVEEDNPLQTLKIGTNLVNVYFSARDKNGFITNLKKDDCSVLENKDEQKIKNFTQEKKLPLTIGILLDTSGSQQNVLPLEQQSGAEFLKTVLTPKDEAFLISFDINVDLLSDYTNSPREIKRSIDKATINTGAGTGSVTGNSTPKGTLLYDAVYLAAHDKLRQEAGRKILVMLTDGGDQGSQETLKTATEAAQKANAIVYVILIADRGFYSGGGFSFGGDRDMESLAHDTGGRVINVGNNGRKLEDAFDQIQDELRTQYLLSYTPKDLEFNGKFRTINLDCGKGIKIQARKGYYAIPDGGSTE; translated from the coding sequence ATGCCGTCCGGGCCGCCGCCAAAATCCAACGCTCCAGCTCAGGTGGAAGAGGATAATCCACTGCAAACGCTGAAGATTGGGACGAACCTGGTGAACGTCTATTTTTCCGCACGGGATAAGAACGGATTTATTACGAACCTGAAGAAGGACGACTGCTCGGTTCTTGAGAACAAGGACGAGCAGAAGATCAAGAACTTTACCCAGGAAAAGAAGCTTCCGCTGACGATTGGGATTTTGTTGGACACGTCCGGGTCGCAGCAGAACGTGCTGCCGTTGGAGCAGCAGTCCGGTGCGGAGTTTCTGAAGACGGTGCTGACGCCCAAGGATGAGGCGTTTTTGATCTCATTCGACATCAATGTGGATCTTCTGTCCGACTACACGAACAGCCCAAGGGAGATCAAACGATCGATCGATAAGGCCACGATCAATACGGGTGCGGGAACGGGTTCGGTGACGGGCAACTCGACCCCGAAGGGCACGCTGCTGTACGACGCAGTGTACCTGGCAGCGCATGACAAACTGCGGCAGGAGGCAGGGCGGAAGATCCTGGTGATGCTGACCGACGGCGGCGATCAGGGATCGCAGGAGACGTTGAAGACGGCGACGGAGGCGGCACAGAAGGCGAACGCGATCGTTTACGTGATCTTGATTGCGGATCGCGGGTTCTATTCTGGCGGCGGGTTCAGCTTTGGCGGCGACCGGGATATGGAGAGCCTGGCGCACGACACGGGCGGGCGCGTGATCAACGTAGGGAACAATGGTCGGAAGCTGGAAGATGCGTTCGACCAGATTCAGGATGAGCTGCGGACCCAGTACCTGCTGAGCTATACGCCGAAGGACCTGGAGTTCAACGGCAAGTTCCGGACGATCAACCTGGACTGCGGCAAGGGGATCAAGATCCAGGCTCGGAAGGGGTATTATGCAATCCCGGATGGCGGGTCTACGGAATAA
- the hisH gene encoding imidazole glycerol phosphate synthase subunit HisH gives MIAVIDYKAGNLTSVVKALNYLGAETTITQDPDLIRTASKIVLPGVGHFRSTDLLNKLGITEAVRGAITKGSLFLGVCVGLQWLFEGSTEAPETPGLGHFKGLCERFPAHYEGAELKSPHVGWNSLDSIRPDSRLLRGVPPGGFVYYTHSWRAPILSATASVTKYGGPFTGVVEQDNVMGVQFHPEKSSATGLQVLKNFVEL, from the coding sequence GTGATAGCAGTTATCGACTACAAAGCCGGCAACCTCACCAGTGTCGTCAAGGCCCTGAACTACCTCGGCGCTGAGACGACCATCACCCAAGACCCGGACCTCATTCGCACCGCGAGTAAGATCGTTCTCCCCGGCGTAGGCCACTTCCGCTCAACAGACCTGCTCAACAAACTCGGCATCACCGAAGCCGTCCGTGGAGCCATCACCAAAGGCTCACTCTTCCTTGGCGTCTGCGTCGGTCTGCAGTGGCTCTTTGAAGGCTCAACCGAAGCCCCTGAAACCCCAGGCCTCGGCCACTTCAAAGGTCTCTGTGAGCGCTTCCCCGCCCATTATGAAGGCGCCGAACTCAAGTCCCCTCACGTAGGCTGGAACTCCCTCGACTCCATCCGTCCGGACTCTCGTCTCCTTCGCGGTGTACCCCCCGGAGGCTTCGTCTACTACACCCACTCCTGGCGAGCCCCGATCCTATCTGCAACCGCATCAGTTACAAAATACGGCGGCCCCTTCACTGGCGTCGTCGAGCAGGACAACGTCATGGGCGTCCAGTTTCACCCAGAGAAATCCAGCGCAACAGGCCTTCAAGTCCTCAAGAACTTCGTGGAGCTGTAA
- a CDS encoding biotin/lipoyl-containing protein, which translates to MPFMYELTLAPGEPEYTFVQQLVPVGTLVSTGQPVATLTDGAMEYHVPAPRQGLIVQWFVEHGGRVAGNDGLARIVCEGEAEEVPPASPMRLG; encoded by the coding sequence ATGCCATTCATGTATGAGTTGACCCTCGCACCCGGCGAGCCCGAATACACCTTCGTCCAGCAACTCGTTCCCGTCGGCACCCTCGTCAGCACCGGCCAGCCCGTTGCAACCCTCACGGACGGAGCCATGGAGTACCACGTCCCCGCCCCGCGCCAGGGCCTGATCGTGCAGTGGTTCGTGGAGCACGGTGGCCGCGTAGCCGGCAACGACGGCCTCGCCCGCATCGTCTGCGAAGGTGAAGCCGAAGAGGTCCCGCCAGCCAGCCCCATGAGGCTCGGCTAA
- a CDS encoding 1-(5-phosphoribosyl)-5-[(5-phosphoribosylamino)methylideneamino]imidazole-4-carboxamide isomerase has protein sequence MLIPSIDLMGGRIVQLVQGEKLKLAFDDFEYWIDRFSKYPLVQLIDLDAAMRQGENTALIEMICKRLPCQVGGGLKTAEDGQRLLDAGAKRVIYGSSLFGAATEAEGKRRHKLIRLEFAEGLKKTLGEEAICFSVDTKAGKVAVKGWKDSVDLTPEEAVTWLEDSCAAFLYTHVDTEGTMTGFPIDVAAILRACTAKQLIVAGGIKERAEVDALDAMGVDAVAGMAVYSGAMEA, from the coding sequence ATGCTCATTCCTTCCATCGACCTCATGGGCGGCCGCATCGTTCAGCTCGTCCAGGGTGAAAAACTCAAGCTGGCTTTTGATGACTTCGAGTACTGGATCGACCGCTTCTCCAAGTATCCCCTCGTCCAACTCATTGACCTCGACGCCGCCATGCGTCAGGGCGAAAACACCGCTCTTATTGAGATGATCTGCAAGCGTCTCCCCTGCCAGGTCGGCGGCGGCCTCAAAACCGCGGAAGACGGCCAGCGCCTCCTCGACGCAGGCGCAAAGCGAGTCATCTACGGCTCCTCCCTTTTCGGCGCAGCCACGGAAGCGGAAGGTAAGCGCCGCCACAAACTCATCCGTCTCGAATTCGCGGAAGGCCTCAAGAAGACCCTCGGCGAAGAAGCCATCTGCTTCTCGGTCGATACCAAAGCCGGCAAGGTAGCGGTCAAAGGCTGGAAGGACTCCGTCGATCTCACGCCTGAAGAAGCTGTCACCTGGCTCGAAGACTCCTGCGCCGCCTTCCTCTACACCCACGTCGATACCGAAGGCACCATGACCGGCTTCCCCATCGATGTTGCCGCCATCCTCCGCGCCTGCACCGCCAAACAGCTCATCGTCGCGGGCGGCATCAAGGAACGCGCGGAGGTCGATGCTCTTGACGCAATGGGTGTAGACGCCGTAGCCGGCATGGCCGTCTACTCCGGGGCCATGGAGGCCTGA
- a CDS encoding polyphosphate kinase 2 family protein, protein MHIKIKSPWLIKPDTKVKLSKLETKADGGFNSPEAAAAVLVKHQRKLQKLQEVLYASQQRSVLIVLQGMDTAGKDGTISHIFEGINPQGCDVASFKVPTPLEARHDFLWRCHAKAPAKGMIVVFNRSHYEQVLSPQVHGHLSGKEVKESLAQINQFEQMLADQGTLILKFFLNISREEQTARLKARIDDPKKHWKLSAGDFAERKFWPQYADAYEDILSETSKKHAPWFAIPANHKWYRNLAISEVLEQAFEGMKLEYPKPTVDASTLTL, encoded by the coding sequence TTGCATATCAAGATCAAGTCCCCCTGGCTGATCAAGCCTGACACGAAGGTGAAGCTGTCCAAGCTGGAGACGAAGGCGGACGGCGGGTTCAACTCGCCTGAAGCCGCGGCTGCGGTACTGGTGAAACACCAGCGGAAGCTGCAGAAGCTGCAGGAGGTTCTGTATGCCTCGCAACAGCGGTCTGTGCTGATCGTGCTCCAGGGCATGGACACGGCAGGCAAGGACGGGACGATCTCGCATATCTTTGAGGGGATCAATCCGCAAGGGTGCGATGTGGCTTCGTTCAAGGTGCCGACGCCGCTCGAGGCAAGGCATGATTTCCTTTGGCGCTGCCATGCGAAGGCTCCGGCGAAAGGGATGATCGTGGTGTTCAACCGGTCGCACTATGAGCAGGTGTTGAGCCCGCAGGTGCATGGACATCTTTCCGGCAAGGAAGTGAAGGAATCGCTGGCGCAGATCAATCAGTTTGAGCAGATGCTGGCGGATCAGGGCACGCTGATTCTGAAGTTCTTCCTGAATATCAGCCGGGAGGAGCAGACGGCGCGGCTGAAGGCACGAATCGACGATCCGAAGAAGCACTGGAAGCTGTCCGCGGGGGACTTTGCGGAGCGGAAGTTCTGGCCGCAGTATGCGGATGCGTACGAAGATATTTTGAGCGAGACGAGCAAGAAGCATGCTCCGTGGTTTGCGATTCCTGCGAATCACAAGTGGTATCGGAACCTGGCCATCTCCGAGGTGCTGGAACAGGCCTTTGAGGGGATGAAGCTGGAGTATCCGAAGCCTACGGTGGATGCTTCTACGCTGACGCTGTAA
- the hisF gene encoding imidazole glycerol phosphate synthase subunit HisF encodes MLTKRIIACLDVRGGRVVKGIQFVDIIDAGDPAELAHRHAAAGADEIVLLDITATHEGRGTLIDTVKRTAAALFVPFTVGGGIRSAEDAAAVFDAGADKVSINSSAIARPELIGEIGGSFGAQAVIVAIDARRGTLGVEDAEVYVSGGRKPTGLRVVDWAREAEQRGAGEILLTSMNTDGMRNGFDCELTARVSEAVQIPVIASGGAGSAAHFAEVFARGKADAALAASIFHFGVTDSRELKAELQRAGVSVRLPC; translated from the coding sequence ATGCTGACCAAGCGCATCATAGCCTGCCTTGACGTACGCGGAGGCCGCGTCGTCAAAGGCATTCAGTTCGTCGACATCATCGATGCGGGAGACCCAGCCGAACTCGCTCACCGCCACGCCGCCGCAGGCGCGGATGAGATCGTCCTGCTCGACATCACCGCTACCCACGAAGGCCGCGGCACCCTCATCGACACCGTCAAGCGCACGGCCGCAGCCCTCTTCGTGCCCTTTACCGTAGGCGGCGGCATCCGCTCCGCAGAGGATGCCGCAGCCGTCTTCGATGCCGGTGCGGACAAGGTCAGCATCAACTCCTCCGCCATCGCACGCCCGGAGTTGATCGGCGAGATTGGCGGGAGCTTCGGCGCACAGGCCGTCATCGTCGCCATTGACGCGCGGCGTGGCACGCTCGGCGTAGAAGACGCAGAGGTCTACGTCAGCGGAGGCCGCAAGCCCACTGGCCTGCGCGTCGTCGATTGGGCCCGCGAGGCCGAGCAGCGCGGCGCAGGCGAGATCCTCCTCACCTCCATGAACACAGATGGCATGCGCAACGGCTTCGATTGCGAGCTCACCGCACGCGTCAGTGAAGCCGTCCAGATCCCCGTCATCGCCAGCGGTGGAGCAGGTTCCGCCGCACACTTCGCAGAGGTCTTCGCACGCGGTAAGGCCGACGCCGCCCTCGCCGCCAGCATCTTCCACTTCGGCGTCACTGACTCCCGCGAGCTCAAAGCAGAGCTCCAACGCGCAGGCGTTAGCGTACGCCTCCCCTGCTAA
- a CDS encoding DMT family transporter: MGFFLNGNALLALAAAGLWGVGDFSGGMGAKSAGGNTASALRVVLLSHLTSFSVLLLILFARGDTFPHGAPMLWGIAAGVAGGLSLTGFYIALARGAMGASAAISGLLAAAIPALVSMLTDGSPGLRRALGFLIAGAAIWLIAAGPAEHEDPSTTWLAIASGAGFGFYFVALKYAGPAGPVWPMALARMGSISTCSIILLALRGGGGAVTITRRTILWVLSTALFDTSGNLLFVAAARLGRLDVAAVLASLYPASTILLAAWVLRERPTRRQAFGMAVAIAAVVLITL; encoded by the coding sequence GTGGGCTTTTTTCTGAACGGTAACGCCCTGCTCGCCCTCGCGGCAGCAGGGCTTTGGGGTGTCGGCGACTTCTCCGGCGGCATGGGGGCCAAATCCGCGGGCGGAAACACCGCCTCAGCCCTGCGCGTCGTCCTCCTCAGCCACCTCACCAGCTTCTCCGTCCTGCTCCTTATCCTCTTCGCTCGTGGTGATACCTTCCCCCACGGGGCCCCTATGCTCTGGGGCATCGCCGCAGGCGTCGCAGGCGGCCTCTCACTCACCGGCTTTTACATCGCCCTCGCACGCGGCGCGATGGGTGCCTCCGCGGCCATCAGCGGCCTCCTCGCCGCCGCCATCCCTGCCCTCGTCTCCATGCTGACGGATGGCTCCCCCGGCCTCCGCCGCGCTCTCGGCTTCCTCATCGCCGGCGCAGCCATCTGGCTCATTGCAGCCGGACCAGCCGAGCACGAAGACCCCTCCACCACCTGGCTCGCCATCGCCTCCGGAGCCGGCTTCGGCTTTTACTTTGTCGCGCTCAAATACGCAGGCCCCGCCGGTCCAGTTTGGCCCATGGCCCTCGCCCGCATGGGCAGCATCTCCACCTGCTCCATCATTCTGCTGGCTCTGCGTGGCGGTGGAGGCGCAGTCACCATCACCCGCCGCACCATCCTCTGGGTTCTCTCCACGGCTCTCTTCGATACGTCCGGCAACTTGCTCTTCGTCGCCGCCGCTCGTCTCGGCCGCCTGGACGTCGCCGCAGTTCTGGCCTCGCTCTACCCCGCCTCGACCATCCTGCTCGCCGCCTGGGTCCTTCGCGAGCGCCCCACGCGCCGCCAGGCCTTCGGAATGGCAGTAGCCATCGCCGCCGTAGTTCTCATAACCCTGTAG
- a CDS encoding Sec-independent protein translocase subunit TatA/TatB: MELFQPWHIIIVVGLAVLFFGGKKLPELGKGLGEGFKGFKDGMKGITGDDTPAASTQAKAAENAHSVTPKADEPVTKA, translated from the coding sequence ATGGAACTCTTTCAACCGTGGCACATTATTATCGTCGTGGGTCTGGCCGTTCTGTTCTTTGGAGGCAAGAAGCTTCCGGAACTGGGCAAGGGACTGGGCGAAGGATTCAAGGGTTTCAAGGACGGCATGAAGGGAATTACCGGAGATGATACCCCGGCTGCTTCGACGCAGGCAAAGGCTGCAGAGAACGCCCACAGCGTGACTCCGAAGGCTGATGAACCGGTTACGAAGGCCTAG